The Hippoglossus hippoglossus isolate fHipHip1 chromosome 4, fHipHip1.pri, whole genome shotgun sequence DNA window CTGTCCGATGGGTATGGCGGCAGCGGCCTTTGAGCCAAATGAAGCGCTTGCACTTGTCTGTCggtcctcctgctctgctgtctGCTCTCAGTCCACTGATTGTCCAACTGTATGTCCGTCGGCCTGTTCTCTGACCACGACCTGTCTAGTTGCCTCCCGCCCATCCActgtctttctatctttctgtcAATCTGCCGCTGGGTGTGTCTGTCAACTGTCCACTGTCTGTCCATATGTCTGTTTGGATGTCTGCTCTCAGTCCTGTACCTGTCCGTTTGTCTGTCGGTCGTTCTCGCCTCTCCAAAAGTTCTATCTTGCAGCCTGTCGTCAGCCCGCTGTCTCTCTGCATGCTGATCACTCTGCCCCGCTTCCAACCGCGGCTTGTCTGTTTGCACCCCCTCTGTTGATCTCTGTTTGTCGTCCACCCAGTACGTGTCCGTCTCCAACGGCAGATCGCACACAGCATCTGCTTCAGCTTTctatcaaaacacaaaaagaagagGCAAGAGAACCACTGCAAACTGTGAAAAACTTTcagcacagacaaaaacagtGGCGCGTCACACTGACAGTACCTCTCTTGGAGAATAGAAGGGGTGTTTGCTTCCTCCCACGACTGTGTGAGGGATGCCCGGCACTGGGGTTGGACTCAGGATGAGGGGGGTTTTCCCGTGGTGATCAATCactttcccatcagccccttCACCAGGAGATCCAGCTCTGGCGGCGGACCTCGGAGGCTGGAGGAGTGTGTACACGTTCTCTGTGGCCGTTCTGAAAGTGGGAGTAAGACactgaagatgaagaagaagatttcaaactaaaatgtcacaATCTTCGAGAGCAGTGCAATTATAAAAGTATCACTTTACTGGTTAAAACTCTTACTGTCCTAATCTGTGTGTGACGTGCCGTGTGTTCATTTCTAATCATTTGGCTGACTGTGGGATCCGGAGTCGGAGCCACCGGCTGTCACTGACATCTGTGTATACTCTGGTATCAGCGGGCCTACGCTTTGGCAGCTATCAGCCATTTACCAAATCAACAAAGAAACGAGAGAGATTTAGGTTGATATTTGTCCGAGTGTTTATGGAGTTCAGTGCTGTGGATTgtttgagaaagagaaaaccaGAGAAGAATGGAAGGAAAGCGAATGTGTCCTTTCTGATGTGCTGTTTCGCGATGATCTGGTTCATTGTGTTCCATGTTCAAGGCCACGCTTTTCTCAACACTATTGTTATGCAGCAGGGGCAGATCGAATATTTTTcaaaatcaggggccataaaggggccataaaggggccataAAGGAGCCGACATCCATgaacaattcctgattcagtctggttcacatttaagtcattccttgttaaCTGTTAGTTCTGTAGCTCCTTGTACAAACACATTTGGTTCTTCGAAAAgtttagaaaatatatattattaacaaattgtcatacttattgttagtaagtgactagtTTATGGCAAAATAGACAAGATTACTTCAGGGACCATTTCAGCTGGCCACTGCCCTGCACCTctagtgtgcatgtgtgtgtgtgtgtgtgtgtgtgtgtgtgtgtgtgtgtgtgtgtgtgtgtgtgtgtgtgtgtgtgtgtgtgtgtgtgtgtgtgtgtgtgtgtgcttgcgtgtgGTTATATACAAACCCAGTGGGTGCTGTAGAAACAGTGTGACACCCATCTCCATAGCTCTCTGCTTCAGACTCCTGAGGCCCCTGAGTGGACAGAGTTTGGTTGCGGTTCTTGCGGAAACTGAAGATGGCGAGCacgtttctcctcttcttcctccgcagagAGTGAGCTTTGTGCAGAGATGAGAGCTGACTGAAAGAGGTGAGAGAGGTCGAGTGTCACACACACGGTCTGGTCCAGAACagtcatcgtgtgtgtgtgtctgtctgtgtccacacATGAGTCATCCCTGTGTGGATGTCATTTTATCCATCACAGTCGTCTAAGTCGAGGGTTTCTCCACTCTGCTTCTACACTATGAGCATGGAGGTTACATCTCTTGATTTAAAAGTGCActtctttatattatattatagatGCAATCCTATTAAAAACACTgagttgaaaaataaacactcacCAAACTGCTGTATCTAGATTTTAAAGGGTCACACTGCTGGCTCTGCTTGTTGAAGCTCATTAATTCTAAACTGAGTAGACTTTATAATACTGCTGACTGACCagacattcatttaaaaagcagatttacTCCACATCTAATGAGATCCTGCATCAATGAACCAGTCATGCCCAGTGAGAAccacaccagcagctccacccgCACTAATGAGTGACTAAGTGTAGGCTTAAGGAGGACAGAATCAACTAAAACAATCCAGACCTTGCCATGAGATTAATTCAAAGGCTGACAAAGCTCAGGGGAAACAGCCTTCTTGAATTATGAAAAATAAGAACCTGACAGAGCCAATTAAAATAAGGCAAAGCTCAGCAGGGTTCTGACaccaaatgaatgaatgaattaatcaaTGATTTATATggtctgaaataaaacatttctattGAAAATGAAACCCAAGGGAGtaaaaaataagtaaacatgaatTCGTCTTGTGTTTATTGTAAAATGTTGCTGTTCAGCTGAAACTTCTCTTTTACATCCTTAAAAATGCAATTATCTTTTCCCAGCTTTACAGTCAAGGTGACAAAGTGCTCACTGTGAAATTTTCCCTGATTTTCCAGAACTTTCCCTGCCCCTTTCCCTAGATAAGTTTGCAGTGAATGgcagagtgagcccatgtgacaaTACAGCAGGGAAATGTCTGGGAAGATCGCAGCGAGCAAGTGAGCATGCTGAtgacatatttaaaacatgacaGGTGcataacagagaaaaacaaaaagaacacagATATCTGAGGATGAAATTAGAGGAGCCATACAACTTGGAAAGATTTAACAAGTTTCGtgagcttttcttttctccacaggaGATACAGTTGTAAATGACAACAATCATTTTAGAAGCACCAGTGGAACAACTCTCACCTATCAGGGAGCACTCTTTTAGTGTAGAAGTCAGGCAGTCCATCATCAAGAGGGCTGATTCCTCCGTTTTCACTgcagtgctgcacacacacacacatttagactcCTTTTAGAGAGGTCAGATTACTCACAGTAgatttcatttgtaaatgttccatatgcaataaaacaaatggatTACATGACTTCAGTGAGATGACATAATCCAATTGCAGCCATCCACTTTGTATAGATTACCTCTGACACAGACAGGAACCACTGCCAGCAGGCACGGACATTAGGGAGTGGGAGAGttatacacagacagacagacagtcagagtgagagagagacagacagacagacaggcagacagacagagtgagagacagacagacagacagagtgagagagagacggacagagagacagatggagagacagacagactaacagacagagagagagacagaaagatcaGCCTTACTGTCTCAGCGGGGACGTGTCCTCCTTTATGCCTCCGTGGCGGTCTTGGCCGAACCCGTGTCACATGAAGTAGAGGCAAGCCCTGTGTAGGTAGCTCTGACAGGCCCTCCCATGATGCCGAGCGGGACAGTGGCGATGAGTACGATGGCAGAGAGGGGGGTggagaggagctggagtcgTCACACAGACCTGACAGAAAGGAAGAGGAATGAAAGGATTGCAGAGGATTTGAGTGCAAGAGACCGAGTATAGGCCCAGTGACGAAGACAAGATGGGGGAATTACAAGAAACCATAATTTCCGCTTCAAAGTCAAAACAATCAGCGACCGCTCTGAGACGCAGTGACTCAGACTTGGCTCAGGCGAGATTAAAACAGCCATTAACAGACTTCTCAGATGGACTGATGGGAAACGGAAAAAAAGACACTATAGAAACACACTAATGGGGCCCTGAAAGAGACAAGATGGGGTGAGAGTGAGACAGGAAagaggagcgggaggaggaTAAAAGGATAGACCGCACTACTTACTCAGTCTAGTGGAGACAGGTCGGATTCGTCTTGTTCTCGAGCTGTGCTTCTTAATGGCTATTGTGtcctgggagaaaaaaaactaaacgatATGAGAGTAGGGTACGACAGGCAAGCAGGAACAAGTAAACATGTCAACAAGCACAAATGGTACAAGACTCGCTTTAGGCAAATCAGAGTGGAGCTTTGCCAAATCGAGTCACTTTACTTTTTGAAACAATGCATGATAAGTTAAGTGATGAACAAATTTCAAGCACAGGCTGACAAATGGAACATGTAAAAACAGACAATGTGATATAAcaaacacccactgggacatagtggaaagatgaaaaacactgaagaaactaTATAATTTCCTCCAGGTCATGGGATGGCAGGAAAAATTTATAATATAAAGTTTTCCCAGTTGAaggaaaaataatcatttgttcATGAAAGCTAAGTTCATGCATAATACTGTTCATCATCACATGAAATCAATATCACGTCTCTTCAAGTCAATAGGAGTTTGATTTACCTATTCTTGGTTTTACTAAGAGATACAACAGGATATGATATTGTCAGCTTATCACTGAAAGTAAATATATGTCTAAGTCAGGACGCATGCAAAGCAAGAAAATAATGGGGCCTGAGACGTATCCTTGAGGGACTCCACAGAAGATACTAATTGTTAATAATCAATAAAGAGTAATCAAGACCAACATCATGAGCTAAGAGCAGATTCAGATTGGTTTAATTCCCCCAAATATACAGTACTGTTAATTAAATACAGGACAGGTAGGTTTATCACATTTTCCCAGAAGACTTTACCCAAATAATTGGTTTTCATATCAGATAAGAATTAttcaaatctgttttataaAGCGTGGCTGATTGTTTGAAACACAGCGTTAGCACCTGCTGTGAGAGACCCATAACAGAGTTAACCAACAATCTCCAAAATTTATATTAAAAGAGATTTTGCAGTGCATAATATCCAGATCTAGCAGGTGCTGGAGACACTTTTTCAAATAAATCCTAGAGATAAATTGATTTAACTTGTGAATTAGCAGCATTATTCTGCAAAAAGAGCTGGGAAATAAATAAGTGCTCTGATAGATTCAGCTTTGTGaagaatgaaaaatgttttaaattccACACAGGTTTTAGAGGAGGCATCAAGGCTGGAGTCGTATGGGAGGGTAATGACTGAGCTGTTTGTGATGAAAAGGGCCCTGGGCTTGTGGCAGATTATTGAAATAGTGTCAGAGAAACTGTTTACTGCAGTTTTACTTGCTTTCTTGTAAATATTGAGCTGCTCTTTTAGTTTCTCTAGAGCTTTccaattaatttgttttcattcacttgGCTTCCATACATTCTAGCCAGAGTTGATACATTCAGATAagaatttctttcactttttattcaatGTAATTGAATGAGCATGTTCCTGTCGGAGTATTGTGTTCATCATGTAAACcaactaatttaatttaaagatattaataaaaacataatttccacCCTTCATTAGAAGCATGTCTTAGACAATGTAAAGGAAGAAACTGACGATGACAGTGATACAAGAAAACTAATGTCAGGACAACATGCAGGTCACTCTAACGGTTTCAGAATGAAAACTGccaccagcattaccacaggaccacaagcaaacagcccattacaAGTATGTTTAGAACTGGTACTGCACTTTttctgagaaaaacacacatatgtCCACACTCACTATGCTGGTGCCAAGCTCCTCATCTGTGATGTCCAGAgagtctctgtgtctgttcaaTCTCCAACCTGCCCCGTCTTCACACATGCCATCCCACCGTTTAAGGTGTGACACCTGCCGTgtctgaaacaaacagaactcTTAAAACCTTTTGACTCATTTACTTCGTGTCTCACAAACCTCTGCAGTAAGTGCTTTGTACTTACCAGGGTTTTATGGGTGGTGTAGAGCTCCTGAAGGATTTGGTCCACAATGGAGTTGGTGAGATAGGAAACAACTGAGAGCTTCACTTCCCTGCAGGAGATTGGGTtagagagaaaggggggagacAAGAGAGGAAAAGGTTTGGTAAAAGTGAGAGCAAATCAATAACCTGCTTATCAAATTCAGACTTATTGCTGCAATCCTTtactgctgctctccctcctttccttctccacGTCAGCCTCTTACTCTAAAGCTCGATGGATGTCTTGCGCTGCTCTTTCCATAAGCGCGGTCCGAATGGCAGATCGAGGGATGGACACGCGCTCTGATACGGACGAGAGAGGAGGACTCAATCTCTCCGCCGCAGAAGAAGATAAAGGACAGAGCTCGCGACACAGAGACACCATAGAGTCGACGATCACCTGCAATGGACGATGGTTATCAGACACTCACTCATCTGCTGTGGATCACAGAGTGAAAAGAAGCTGTTAGATCTACCTGGAGCTCCTGATCTGCAGCTTTGGCAAGTTCACCAGCCAGAGAGTCCAGCCGCTGCCGCACCGGCCCGTCCACAGACAGCACATGAGCCAGCTCACACAGTGAAGGGTAGAGCTTGGAGCACCAGACAGCAGAGGATTAATTAAAATTCAGTGcagcagtaaaagaaaaaagcacgCTCACGCATTTCATATCACTCACAGCGCGGGAACTCCTGGCCTCTTTTAGCACTTGTTTAGCAGCTTGAATCTCCTCCACTTCCCCGGCACctcgtaacacacacacctgctgctgcacacgcacacagaggcGCTCCATCACCTTGGAAACAGATGGGCAGGGAAGGGTTATGAGTGCAAACgcacataaaacattaaataaatgtacacagaGGTGCGCGCGCACAGATTGGTGCTACCTGTTCGGCTGTGCTCGTAACCAGGCCTTGGTGCAGCCGCAGAGCCTGTCGCTGGGAGAAGCGCTGGGTCTGGTTGTTCCTCACCAGAGCGCGCTGGATCTACacaccagagagggagaggagacggagaaTATGAGAAGGAtagatggatttaaaaaaatgacatgatgatgatgatgcaacCCGCAGATTGTAGCAGAGGGAAATAAAGTAATCCATCTAACAAACCCTTACATTTAAATGATGTCTCCCAAATGAGGTTAGGAAGATTAACAGCAGATTAACGGATGCTTCCTTCACACCAGTAGAAGACCAAAAGCAGGAACACCCAGAGCCTGCAAactacatattttatttttgttttttattgtttgtgttcctTTACTTTAACCTGACCACTGACGCTCTCTGTAAAGTAAGATTTGAGGTAAAATTAGGGAGTTTCTTgtatctttttattcattttatagaTCCTACAAAATCCAATTTGAAATACGGTTttattaacacttgaacaacaACTTAGGACTTGAATCTGCTTTGAACTTTCTTTAACCTACTCCCTCCGAGTGTAAAGGGAAAGAAGCTGTTAGCGGCACATTAAGTTTCCTTTTCCTGCTGAATAATTCTAAATATAAACACTGCTATTGTTTCTATTTCCaagaaacatgattttttttctagAACCTTTGCAGAAAACGTCTCAGTACCTTGTTTTCTTAAAGAAACTGAAGGCTAAGATGACTCAGCCAATAGACTTACAATGGGACTGAGATCATTGTGGACAAGCTTTTGGGATCTGCACTGAGCTGCACTATGTTCTACAGTGGCAGGGTTTTATGGTAATATATCTCTTTATTAAAAAGGTTGGGCTTTTACCAGACACACTTCTTGGAGAGCCTCAGATTTGCTCTGtccttcattttgttttctctgtcaaaACCTTGAAAATTCTGCTCATTCATGATCCGCATGTTCTTGATggtaaaaatgatgaaaaaaaatgatgaaaatgtcttttgtaAACCAGAAAGATTTTATCTCCCACATCTTTGTTGAATTTGTTTGAATTCaacttttttcttcctgaaatTGAAAACGTGACAATGGCTCGTCTATGATGCCGACCTTCGTCAGTGCCTGCTCTGTCCTCTCGGGGGCGCTGCGGTACGCCTGGCTGATGTCACTTAGGGGGAGAGGCATGTATTGCAACGTGAAATTACTGAGAGAgggaacagaagaagaagaagaagaaggaagaagaggaggttgATTTATTGATGGAGACATAGAAAGactaaaaggagaaaatgaagtgGGTTACACAGACGAGGGTTAGTTTGGGTTAATATCCTCACTGGACAGAACTCATCCCAAAATATCCTGCCTATGCCATGCAACGAGTGTGAGTAATACTTTGATCTGTGTAACCATGTCATCTTTAGCCTAAAGGTGAGTCTGGACCATTAAAGATAGCAGAGTGGGAAGCAACAATTTGCACAGCTCACGTTGCAAATTTCAACGTGGTTAAATGTTCTAAACATCAATCTAACACTTAAGATCATTACGGCTCTTGCGGCTGGTGTACAAGGTATCTTCTTATTTAAAGCCTAGATTCCAGCATATCAAATAAACATTGATGATGCGTTCATGCTCTTACTGTTCAAGTGCTCGGGCCACATCGAGAAATCCTGCCGCGGAGGTGTTGTTGCGATCCCAGGTCACACTCCTGCAGGAAAAAATCAGGAGTTGCTTTGAATATTAACCCTCATATAGAGCAGACACATAAGTTACGCTGCAGAAATATCCTCCCTCTCTTAGTCCTGTCCTTCACCTGAGCGTGGTGTTGATCTGCAGCGCTTTGCTCAGCATCTTGGCTCCGATGTCGTCCATGTTGTTTCCGCTCAGGTCCACTTTTCTAAGGCAGGTGTTGCTGCCCAGGGCGTTGACCAGCATGGTGCCCCGAGAGCGCAGGCGTGAGTCGGACAGGGACAGAGACTGCAGGgcctggagaggaagagggggaagtGAGCGTGAAAGAGGcacatgtgtttaaatgtgccGTGGGGGAATTTAGGAATAAATGAGGcagagggcggggggggggcctgagcagtgaagagaagagggaaaaacCAATGGGATAAAATGCAGCGATGAAGCTTTACATGCTGTATGTATGAATTATTTACTATGTGTGCATGTAGCGATAGAGACACCAGGCCCACAGGGGTAACAGAGCAACAGTGACACATCTACTGTGAAATATAACACCAGACAGTGTCCAGGAAaccagagcagaggagcaaGAGTAAGAAATGAGCTTTTATCCTCATTCCtcttcatttaaaatacattttgacattatttgGATGATTTGTTATGTAGCAAAGCTACTGCCGACAAATTTGCATCTCACAGTATGTTTTTATTGGAGCAGACTTTTCCTGCGTTATCACTCACACATTCCTCGTCCTGTATGAGTTGAACCAGCTTCTGCAGGACCTCATCCAGaaccctgcagacacaaacCATGAAGACAAACACCGAGACAACGCTGTGTGAGCCAGCACGACTAATTACCTCCTGCTAGTGAGCTGTCCGCCCGAGGAGCGGCAGCCGTTTGAGAAAatgtaagtaaaaaaaaaagcacagacacGCACAGTATATTCGAGCTGGCACATTTGGTACGCGCACACTCGTGtttcagtacacacacacacacacacacacacacaaactgcagttAAAGCTgagtaacaaaaaaaacatcagcaccTGTGTTTGATGTTGAAGTTCTTGCCCAGATGAAGGTTTTTGAGGGAAGGGTGTCTGGAGAGGGCTGGGAGCACTGTGAGCAAGTCTGCATCTAGacctgtcaacacacacacacacacacacacacacaaatatataaagcTCAACATGACGTGATCCATTAACAACCCACTCACAGGGTCACAGTGAGATGTGCTGCATTGTGCCACTGTACCATTGTCTGAGATATCCAAAGTGGCAATGGAGGAGACCCGGGGGAGGAATTCCTGGAtaacagcagctcctgcagtCCTCAGctggcgagagagagacagaaacaaaaaactaacATGTGCACAGACATAAATCAGAGTCAATTTAGCTCAGTCTTTGAGGTATTGTTCTATTTTCCAGAGTGAGGCAAAAATTATGGGTGTCTTTTCTATGTCTCTGCAGGCAGTCTAAAGGTTTCTAAAGGTTTGTTGAGCAGTAAGGTTTGCTTGGCATGTGATCTTCAGCAGCTCTGCTCAGTGGTAGAGACAAAACACTTTCTCTTCTTATTAGCTTCActaatacaaataaagataCACAGTTAGGCTGAGAACAAATTCCCAAAGAGAGGCTGAGCTGTTTCTGCATAAAAACAGGAGCAGAGTGGAGCTTTGATACAACTTAATCAGCCCACTTAGTAAAATGAGCATATTCAAAAATGTTCAGATTAAAAGCATGGGGCAGTTAAACCAGACATTTCTCCAGAATTTTATATAAACATTTCACTACATTCAACAGGTGCTGCTACTAAACCACAGGCGGTAGTGGTGTAGTGAAACTTAATAGGTACATTCACTCAAGAACTGTACATTAGTACGATGCTTCGTACGATGTTGCCACAATAACTTGACTTACTTACTTAATCACACTTTATTAAGTATTAATGAGTAAATTATTGAGTTTTCTACTCCACTCggtttatttgacaaatattttcaaattgcGTTTGCCTatttattagcaggattacgtaagactactcaacagatttcgACAACACTTGGTGGAAAGGTGGGGTAcaggtcagggaggaacccattcaaatctggtgcagatccagatcaggggctggatccaggaatttgtttttcactttctttaacattgtgtgtttttcaacattttcattgatttctcagagaatagttGAATACaggtttaggggactgatatttatgagtgtgtgcaatttggtgcaaatccaaataaaaatttggaatttggtgaatttaaatgtggtttcatcagagAACTGTTGAGCATTGGTGGTGGTgcgtgctctactgagtgccacgCTCATTCTCTTAGGATTTCCCAAAACAAGCAATGTCTTTCATGTTACATACAATGATTTGATCCGAGTTGAGCGAGGCTAAGCTCATGATTTGGGTGTCGTTTAACTGTGatacatgaaaatatatatatttaaattgttaCCACTATCAAtagggagaaaaacacatgcCTTTAACTTGAACTTAAAGTCGAGGTGAAAAGAGCTCCAGGGATGATCTCTTACCTCACAGCCACTGATGTCCAGATGAAGGTCATTGATATGAGGGTTGGAGGTTAACCCTGCGAGGAGAGCCCTGttgagacaggaagtggagaaagtGTGTGTCACATTTGGAGAGGGCAATAATCACCTTGTTGACTCAGCTGAATATGTCCAAATCAAGCATGGAGTGTGGAGGTGTTTCCTTAAAAGGGAGCAGATATGTAGTGGTAATAAGACGTAACACGGAAAGTACCTCAGAACATCAGAGGGCAGCTTCATAGAGGCCAGGCTGACATGAGTGAGGCTGAAGGCCGAGCTGAAGAACTGACGGAACAACGGCAGCGTGTCCTTCACTTTCCTATTGGATTGACAAAAAAATAGAACgagatgaaagagaggaggcacaggagTGAAAAGATACAAGAGAGATGTTAGAGGGCACGTGCCCGGCCACACAGAAGAGATGAAGTCACAGTGTTTGGGTAAATATGAGTGCTGGGGCTGAAGACAGAGCactgacacagaaagagaaatgaagagaatATGGCTTCGGTGTAAGTGGGGTCAAATGATAGATAGCTCCGCTTAAATATTCATGAGTCTTATCTATGCAGGCAGCACCGagggttgtggttttaaacggCGGTGGACACACCCACAGATAGGAAGCACAATGTTTCAATGATTGCCACAAAGCTCATTTCTGATTTCCCATTAAGCAGGAGatgaagacacaaaaaaaagaacgagggagggagacagagagaatggATCAGGCTTttaagatgaaagaaaagaagataTGTCTTCCTAGATTTGGATTTGCCACAGGGTTTATTTTTCAGAGACTCTTAAAAGATCTGACTAACCTGTGGGAGAAGGAATTTTTGGAAAGATTCAGAAAGGAGAGATCAGCGCAACACCCCCTCAGAAGAGCCCCAAATAGCTGCGTTAGACACAGGGTGGAGACAGTTAATcttacacacagagagagaaacgcatttcttttttaacatgGCATATCAACATTTGATCATAACCCCGAAGCCGTTGAAAACACTCACTGAGTCTACGGCGCAATCTGTGCCTGACAGATCTAAATGGACCAGGCAGTTGGGCTGAGACAAGAAGAGATACAAGTTctgcaaacagagacagaggaaaagaaagaaagcagcatCGTCATGAGCAGGAAAAGTGGGGTAAAAATGgaacagcatgtgtgtgtgtgtgtgtgtgtgtttttcagatggGTTGTGCTTTCTGACCGAGGCATCCTCCCCCGAGAGGACACCGGGGTTCTTGCTCAGGTCCAGGTGCAGGAGGGAGTTGGAGTACTCGTCGCTGGAGCACagagcctgagagagagacaccactcctgagagagaaagagagagagagagagggagggagggagagaggcgaGGCCGTGGGATGGGGGTGTAGATggataaaagggaaaaaaaagagagtaagAGTGAGACGGGGATAGAGGAG harbors:
- the LOC117760062 gene encoding capping protein, Arp2/3 and myosin-I linker protein 3-like isoform X1 is translated as MASKEITASGFVSVSKDISESIRKIIDRSSIKFVCGIKLDTKNGKTEDRILVLTTWRLYFLAPKVPAKVESTFNFLEIRALNSHPDHQVIIDTDKSSFCLRFESREHVNHVVSHINYALSRIFNNSIFAPSICHSDSDLSEGSRKYSPSSETSVETQRACGGFSETYAALCDYNGISCKEEVQWDVDTIYHSQDNREFNLLDFSHLESRDLAVIVASMAYNTWFTKLYCKDLRIGSEVTEQVLHTVSKSSSLEEITLENAGLKSDFPQKMSAALSENPASVIHSLNLAHNSLDNQGVSNLIQQVCRLSKGLRLLNLSKTSLTSKGVVSLSQALCSSDEYSNSLLHLDLSKNPGVLSGEDASNLYLFLSQPNCLVHLDLSGTDCAVDSLFGALLRGCCADLSFLNLSKNSFSHRKVKDTLPLFRQFFSSAFSLTHVSLASMKLPSDVLRALLAGLTSNPHINDLHLDISGCELRTAGAAVIQEFLPRVSSIATLDISDNGLDADLLTVLPALSRHPSLKNLHLGKNFNIKHRVLDEVLQKLVQLIQDEECALQSLSLSDSRLRSRGTMLVNALGSNTCLRKVDLSGNNMDDIGAKMLSKALQINTTLRSVTWDRNNTSAAGFLDVARALEHNFTLQYMPLPLSDISQAYRSAPERTEQALTKIQRALVRNNQTQRFSQRQALRLHQGLVTSTAEQVMERLCVRVQQQVCVLRGAGEVEEIQAAKQVLKEARSSRALYPSLCELAHVLSVDGPVRQRLDSLAGELAKAADQELQVIVDSMVSLCRELCPLSSSAAERLSPPLSSVSERVSIPRSAIRTALMERAAQDIHRALEEVKLSVVSYLTNSIVDQILQELYTTHKTLTRQVSHLKRWDGMCEDGAGWRLNRHRDSLDITDEELGTSIDTIAIKKHSSRTRRIRPVSTRLSLCDDSSSSPPPSLPSYSSPLSRSASWEGLSELPTQGLPLLHVTRVRPRPPRRHKGGHVPAETHCSENGGISPLDDGLPDFYTKRVLPDSQLSSLHKAHSLRRKKRRNVLAIFSFRKNRNQTLSTQGPQESEAESYGDGCHTVSTAPTGTATENVYTLLQPPRSAARAGSPGEGADGKVIDHHGKTPLILSPTPVPGIPHTVVGGSKHPFYSPREKAEADAVCDLPLETDTYWVDDKQRSTEGVQTDKPRLEAGQSDQHAERQRADDRLQDRTFGEARTTDRQTDRYRTESRHPNRHMDRQWTVDRHTQRQIDRKIERQWMGGRQLDRSWSENRPTDIQLDNQWTESRQQSRRTDRQVQALHLAQRPLPPYPSDRTPSPKQETDALKATEATEWHQQETQGDRLMCPDVVGGFTEGWRGGIGGAGGGRAAPTASKPDPPPQSSKPSMSKLRQRHRLESSDAFPALPALPGTEEEGDVERDPGKMEKKDIEKRRDLESHPPPIPEKPSYVTFPKESASERNLPPPPVPPPVIKPVHGLPDRAASQGEEGLRPQAPVKPQRNRKAMSCDAGTDRESPNNVEKPPNRKPPVKKPRLPQNRNKSLDLSGTRLSVFIYVCVSV
- the LOC117760062 gene encoding capping protein, Arp2/3 and myosin-I linker protein 3-like isoform X2 — protein: MASKEITASGFVSVSKDISESIRKIIDRSSIKFVCGIKLDTKNGKTEDRILVLTTWRLYFLAPKVPAKVESTFNFLEIRALNSHPDHQVIIDTDKSSFCLRFESREHVNHVVSHINYALSRIFNNSIFAPSICHSDSDLSEGSRKYSPSSETSVETQRACGGFSETYAALCDYNGISCKEEVQWDVDTIYHSQDNREFNLLDFSHLESRDLAVIVASMAYNTWFTKLYCKDLRIGSEVTEQVLHTVSKSSSLEEITLENAGLKSDFPQKMSAALSENPASVIHSLNLAHNSLDNQGVSNLIQQVCRLSKGLRLLNLSKTSLTSKGVVSLSQALCSSDEYSNSLLHLDLSKNPGVLSGEDASNLYLFLSQPNCLVHLDLSGTDCAVDSLFGALLRGCCADLSFLNLSKNSFSHRKVKDTLPLFRQFFSSAFSLTHVSLASMKLPSDVLRALLAGLTSNPHINDLHLDISGCELRTAGAAVIQEFLPRVSSIATLDISDNGLDADLLTVLPALSRHPSLKNLHLGKNFNIKHRVLDEVLQKLVQLIQDEECALQSLSLSDSRLRSRGTMLVNALGSNTCLRKVDLSGNNMDDIGAKMLSKALQINTTLRSVTWDRNNTSAAGFLDVARALEHNFTLQYMPLPLSDISQAYRSAPERTEQALTKIQRALVRNNQTQRFSQRQALRLHQGLVTSTAEQVMERLCVRVQQQVCVLRGAGEVEEIQAAKQVLKEARSSRALYPSLCELAHVLSVDGPVRQRLDSLAGELAKAADQELQVIVDSMVSLCRELCPLSSSAAERLSPPLSSVSERVSIPRSAIRTALMERAAQDIHRALEEVKLSVVSYLTNSIVDQILQELYTTHKTLTRQVSHLKRWDGMCEDGAGWRLNRHRDSLDITDEELGTSIDTIAIKKHSSRTRRIRPVSTRLSLCDDSSSSPPPSLPSYSSPLSRSASWEGLSELPTQGLPLLHVTRVRPRPPRRHKGGHVPAETHCSENGGISPLDDGLPDFYTKRVLPDSQLSSLHKAHSLRRKKRRNVLAIFSFRKNRNQTLSTQGPQESEAESYGDGCHTVSTAPTGTATENVYTLLQPPRSAARAGSPGEGADGKVIDHHGKTPLILSPTPVPGIPHTVVGGSKHPFYSPREKAEADAVCDLPLETDTYWVDDKQRSTEGVQTDKPRLEAGQSDQHAERQRADDRLQDRTFGEARTTDRQTDRYRTESRHPNRHMDRQWTVDRHTQRQIDRKIERQWMGGRQLDRSWSENRPTDIQLDNQWTESRQQSRRTDRQVQALHLAQRPLPPYPSDRTPSPKQETDALKATEATEWHQQETQGDRLMCPDVVGGFTEGWRGGIGGAGGGRAAPTASKPDPPPQSSKPSMSKLRQRHRLESSDAFPALPALPGTEEEGDVERDPGKMEKKDIEKRRDLESHPPPIPEKPSYVTFPKESASERNLPPPPVPPPVIKPVHGLPDRAASQGEEGLRPQAPVKPQRNRKAMSCDAGTDRESPNNVEKPPNRKPPVKKPRLPQNRNKSLDLSDSINSAPGHSELL